One window of the Clupea harengus chromosome 20, Ch_v2.0.2, whole genome shotgun sequence genome contains the following:
- the bdnf gene encoding brain-derived neurotrophic factor isoform X1 yields MGLCCLTENLPLRPPSPHTQRCRVGVASITNLKMFQQVRRVMTILFLTMVISYFSCLRAAPLREGPGVRGHRVEGYLGAAATAGRGHGTPQSGGGLPSLTDTFEQVIEELLEGEGGDTQGGSEGSQGGGGPGPAGSAAVAAAVAAEAKDVDLYASRVMLSNQVPLEPPLLFLLEEYKNYLDAANMSMRVRRHSDPARRGELSVCDSISQWVTAVDKKTAIDMSGQTVTVMEKVPVPNGQLKQYFYETKCNPQGYTKDGCRGIDKRHYNSQCRTTQSYVRALTMDSKRKIGWRFIRIDTSCVCTLTIKRGR; encoded by the exons ATGGGGTTGTGTTGTCTTACTGAGAATCTCCCTCTTCGGCCCCCCTCTCCGCACACTCAGCGCTGCAGAGTTGGGGTGGCGTCAATAACAAATCTGAAGATG ttCCAACAGGTTAGAAGAGTGATGACCATCCTGTTCCTTACTATGGTTATTTCATACTTCAGTTGCTTAAGAGCCGCGCCCTTGAGAGAAGGCCCAGGTGTACGAGGACACCGAGTGGAGGGCTACCTGGGCGCCGCGGCGACTGCTGGCCGGGGCCACGGGACTCCAcagagtgggggggggctgcCCTCGCTCACAGACACGTTTGAGCAGGTGATCGAGGAGCTGCTGGAGGGCGAGGGGGGCGACACCCAGGGGGGCAGCGAAGGGTcccagggaggggggggtcccGGCCCAGCAGGctcggcggcggtggcggcggctgTGGCGGCGGAGGCCAAAGACGTCGACCTGTACGCCTCACGCGTCATGCTCAGCAACCAAGTGCCTTTGGAGCCCCCTCTGCTCTTCCTGCTGGAGGAATACAAAAACTACCTGGACGCTGCGAACATGTCCATGCGCGTCAGGAGGCACTCGGACCCCGCCCGGCGCGGAGAGCTGAGTGTCTGTGACAGTATTAGCCAGTGGGTGACGGCAGTGGACAAAAAGACGGCCATAGACATGTCTGGGCAGACCGTCACCGTCATGGAGAAGGTCCCCGTGCCCAATGGTCAACTGAAGCAATATTTTTACGAGACCAAATGCAACCCGCAGGGATACACAAAGGACGGCTGTCGGGGAATAGACAAGCGGCACTATAACTCACAATGCCGGACAACCCAGTCGTACGTGCGTGCACTCACCATGGATAGCAAAAGGAAGATTGGTTGGCGGTTTATACGGATAGACACCTCCTGTGTTTGCACATTGACCATTAAGAGAGGAAGATAG
- the bdnf gene encoding brain-derived neurotrophic factor isoform X2, producing MFQQVRRVMTILFLTMVISYFSCLRAAPLREGPGVRGHRVEGYLGAAATAGRGHGTPQSGGGLPSLTDTFEQVIEELLEGEGGDTQGGSEGSQGGGGPGPAGSAAVAAAVAAEAKDVDLYASRVMLSNQVPLEPPLLFLLEEYKNYLDAANMSMRVRRHSDPARRGELSVCDSISQWVTAVDKKTAIDMSGQTVTVMEKVPVPNGQLKQYFYETKCNPQGYTKDGCRGIDKRHYNSQCRTTQSYVRALTMDSKRKIGWRFIRIDTSCVCTLTIKRGR from the coding sequence ttCCAACAGGTTAGAAGAGTGATGACCATCCTGTTCCTTACTATGGTTATTTCATACTTCAGTTGCTTAAGAGCCGCGCCCTTGAGAGAAGGCCCAGGTGTACGAGGACACCGAGTGGAGGGCTACCTGGGCGCCGCGGCGACTGCTGGCCGGGGCCACGGGACTCCAcagagtgggggggggctgcCCTCGCTCACAGACACGTTTGAGCAGGTGATCGAGGAGCTGCTGGAGGGCGAGGGGGGCGACACCCAGGGGGGCAGCGAAGGGTcccagggaggggggggtcccGGCCCAGCAGGctcggcggcggtggcggcggctgTGGCGGCGGAGGCCAAAGACGTCGACCTGTACGCCTCACGCGTCATGCTCAGCAACCAAGTGCCTTTGGAGCCCCCTCTGCTCTTCCTGCTGGAGGAATACAAAAACTACCTGGACGCTGCGAACATGTCCATGCGCGTCAGGAGGCACTCGGACCCCGCCCGGCGCGGAGAGCTGAGTGTCTGTGACAGTATTAGCCAGTGGGTGACGGCAGTGGACAAAAAGACGGCCATAGACATGTCTGGGCAGACCGTCACCGTCATGGAGAAGGTCCCCGTGCCCAATGGTCAACTGAAGCAATATTTTTACGAGACCAAATGCAACCCGCAGGGATACACAAAGGACGGCTGTCGGGGAATAGACAAGCGGCACTATAACTCACAATGCCGGACAACCCAGTCGTACGTGCGTGCACTCACCATGGATAGCAAAAGGAAGATTGGTTGGCGGTTTATACGGATAGACACCTCCTGTGTTTGCACATTGACCATTAAGAGAGGAAGATAG
- the bdnf gene encoding brain-derived neurotrophic factor isoform X3, whose protein sequence is MTILFLTMVISYFSCLRAAPLREGPGVRGHRVEGYLGAAATAGRGHGTPQSGGGLPSLTDTFEQVIEELLEGEGGDTQGGSEGSQGGGGPGPAGSAAVAAAVAAEAKDVDLYASRVMLSNQVPLEPPLLFLLEEYKNYLDAANMSMRVRRHSDPARRGELSVCDSISQWVTAVDKKTAIDMSGQTVTVMEKVPVPNGQLKQYFYETKCNPQGYTKDGCRGIDKRHYNSQCRTTQSYVRALTMDSKRKIGWRFIRIDTSCVCTLTIKRGR, encoded by the coding sequence ATGACCATCCTGTTCCTTACTATGGTTATTTCATACTTCAGTTGCTTAAGAGCCGCGCCCTTGAGAGAAGGCCCAGGTGTACGAGGACACCGAGTGGAGGGCTACCTGGGCGCCGCGGCGACTGCTGGCCGGGGCCACGGGACTCCAcagagtgggggggggctgcCCTCGCTCACAGACACGTTTGAGCAGGTGATCGAGGAGCTGCTGGAGGGCGAGGGGGGCGACACCCAGGGGGGCAGCGAAGGGTcccagggaggggggggtcccGGCCCAGCAGGctcggcggcggtggcggcggctgTGGCGGCGGAGGCCAAAGACGTCGACCTGTACGCCTCACGCGTCATGCTCAGCAACCAAGTGCCTTTGGAGCCCCCTCTGCTCTTCCTGCTGGAGGAATACAAAAACTACCTGGACGCTGCGAACATGTCCATGCGCGTCAGGAGGCACTCGGACCCCGCCCGGCGCGGAGAGCTGAGTGTCTGTGACAGTATTAGCCAGTGGGTGACGGCAGTGGACAAAAAGACGGCCATAGACATGTCTGGGCAGACCGTCACCGTCATGGAGAAGGTCCCCGTGCCCAATGGTCAACTGAAGCAATATTTTTACGAGACCAAATGCAACCCGCAGGGATACACAAAGGACGGCTGTCGGGGAATAGACAAGCGGCACTATAACTCACAATGCCGGACAACCCAGTCGTACGTGCGTGCACTCACCATGGATAGCAAAAGGAAGATTGGTTGGCGGTTTATACGGATAGACACCTCCTGTGTTTGCACATTGACCATTAAGAGAGGAAGATAG